The following DNA comes from Fibrobacter sp..
CTACGATGACGTTCCCCAGGTCAAGAAGAAGTTGGTTTTTGTAGGCCAGAAGAAGGGTAAGAAGATTTCCGTTACCACCGATACTTATGGCGAAGTTAGCTTCATGATTCCCCGTGAAGATACTTACACCATTCTTTGTGAAAGCTTGACTGGCCCCTTTGAATGCGGCAACACGCCCTATGTTTCCATGACCGCAAGTACCGGCGGCATTACCGTGGTGTTTGATGATACCCGAGCTGAATTGACTGGTGTTACTTTTAAGGTGGGCAGCGCCGAACTGGTGCCCAGTTCCCTTAAGACTTTGGATGCTGCAATCGCAGGCCTGAAGCGTAACCCCAAGGCTAAGGTTGAAGTCCAGGGCCACACCAGTTCCGAGGGCGGCGACGACTATAACCAGCAACTGTCCGAAGATCGAGCCAATGCTGTGCGCGACTACATGATCCGCAGAGGCATTGCCGAGGCCCGCCTGACAGCCCGTGGCTACGGCTCCAGTGTTCCTAAGGCCGACAACGATACTGAATCCGGCCGTAAGCAGAACCGCCGTATCGAACTGGTGGTGACCTCCGAGGAATAATTATCCGTTGTAAAGTGCAACGTTATGTCATCCCGGCCTTTGAGCCGGGATCTTTTTTTTGAGAATAACTATCCGTGCAGTTTTTTCTTCTGCTGCATGCCGGTAATCTTGATGGCAAGCTTAGCCGGAATGATGTGGCTGAACATGTTGGTGAGTTTCATGAAGAGGCCCGGGATAATGACGGTCTTCTTGTTGAAAAGCTGGGCGATGGCGTAGTCGGCGCAGAACTTGGGTTCGATTCCCGGCAGGGTGAAGCTGACGTTTGCCACATCGTTGAATTCGGTTTTCACCGGACCCGGGCAAAGGACGCTGACGGATACGTTGCTCTTGGTTTCCTTAAGTTCCTGGGCAATGGCTCGGGAGAGGCTGACCACGTAAGCCTTGGTGGCGTAGTAGGTTGCCATGTAGGGGCCTGCGGGCAGAAGGCCTGCGCTTGAACCCACGTTCAGCAGGTAAGCCTTTTCGCTGTTCTTCTGAAGGTGCTTCAGGGCAATCTTGGAAAGAACATGAAGTGCGTTGACGTTCACGTTGATCATCTGCAGTTCCTTGCCCAAGTCAGATTCAGTGAAGGCACCGCAATCGCCGAAGCCGGCGTTGTTGATGAACACGCCGATTTCAAACTTGTCCATGAATTCGCCGAGGCGTTCGCATTCTTCACGGTGGGAAAGATCTGCGGTGAAGATTTCCACGGGAGTGGAAAGCTCTGCTGCCAAAGTCTTGAGGCGGTCTTCGCGACGGGCCACCAGGATGAGGCCGTAGCCGCGGGCGGAAAGGTTGCGGGCGAAATCGGCACCGATGCCGGAGCTTGCGCCAGTTACAACTGCATACTTCATTTTCTTTGTTCCTTCCTAATTTTGCGACGGTTGCCGCGGTTCAAATTTTTGAATTAAACTTTTCGGATTCCAGGAATCTTTAATGCTGGTATCGCGTAGCGATTATACTTTGCGGATTCCGTCTTCTTCGATGTAAATCTTGCCTTCGCGGAAGAGGGTGCCCAGAAGCTTCTTGAAGTTCTTCTTGGACATGCCGAATTCCTGGCGGATGATTTCGGGATCGGTGTGGTCACCATAGGGGAGGCTGCCACCAGCTTCTTCGAGCTTCTGCATCAAGGAGCTTGCGCTGTCGCTCTTCATGAGGCCCTTGTAGCCGATGGGATTGATACTGAGAGTAATCTTTCCGTCGGCGGTGAAACGCTGGATAAAGCCGGGCATGGTATCGCCGATGTAGATGCGTTCCATACCGGGGGTGAGCATCAGGCGGCCGGTGTAGCGGTAGTCCACCAAAAAGTCCACGTATTCTCTGGTGACTTCGTAGGCGGCAAGCTGAACGCGCTGGCCCACGTGAAGTTCGCTGGTGTCGGTATCCAAGAAACTCTTGATTTTTTCGGTAGCCACGATGCGGTTACTCTTGTCGTCCACAAGAATGTAGACCACGCAGCGGTCACCACGCTGGAGTTCACCAAGCTGCTGCTTGTAGGGGAGGAAAAGGTCCTTGTTCAAACCCCAGTTCAAGAATGCGCCAACGCGGTTCACGTCCTTCACGTCCAGCACGGCGAATTCGCCTGCCTGTGCGTAAGGGCGGTCCAAGGTGGCGATGGGGCGGTCTTCGCTATCTGTGTAGACGAAAACGTCCAGAACTTCGCCTTCTTCCAGGGTGTACTGATTCTTATTGCCAGGGAGCAATACTCGATCGCCGCTTTCCAGTTCCAGGTAATAGCCCTGAGGAGCGATGCTTTCGACGCGAGCGCGGTTATATCTTCCAAGATCCATAATTTGCCATTCCGTTCAAGTGTTATATCTAGACGTTCGTTTGAACGCCTTTCATAATATAGTATATTTGGCCATCCTAAGGAGATTTTGGTTAATGGGCATGAACATAGATTTGACATCCATCGGGTCCTTCTATTTTTTGAAGGAGGAACTGGTGCAGTTTTGTAGGGACAACGGTTTGCCTACGGCTGGTGGAAAGGAAGATCTGACCAAACGGATCAAGTTCTTCCTTGAAACAGGCGAGGTTACCAAACCCAGCTCTGCTCCCGTCCATAAGCCCTCTACCAAGGAAGCAAACCGAGTCATCGATTTGCAGACCATTATCGAACAAAATTTCGTTTGTTCTGAACAGCACCGCGCGTTCTTCAAAAAACATTTAGGAAACACCTTTTCCTTCAATGTGCAGTTCCAGACTTGGCTCAAGACCAACGCTGGCCGCACCTATCAGGAAGCTATTGAAGCCTATGGCCGAATCCTGAAGGAAAAGAAGGAAACCAAGCCCGAGATTGACGCCCAGTTCGAGTATAATACCAACATTCGTGATTTCTTCGCTGACAACAAGGGCCATTCCTTGGATGAAGCTATCAAATGCTGGAAATACAAGAAATCATTGATTGGCCACAACCGTTACGAAAAGACAGACTTGGTTGCCTTGAAGAAATAGGCTGCGAAAAATCGCCTAACGAAAAAGAGCTCGGTTGAAACCGGGCTCTTTTTGTTTTGAAATTTTGAGTTCTGGAATTAGAATCCCTTGATGACCAGGAGGCTTCCTACGCCGATGACCGCCCACAGCACAACGCCCTGGATAAAGGGCTTGGCGCCGCACTTCTTGAGGGCATCCTTGGAAAGGCCTGTACCGATGAGGAACAAAGTAATGGCGAAACCGCGCTTGGCGACCATCACGATGTACTTGCCTACTTCAGCAGGAACGCCGATGGCGGGGAACAGGTAGGTGTTGATGACCATGGCGATGGCGAAGAGGAAAATGAACCAGGGAATCACATCGAACTTGCCCTTGCCGGAATTCTTGCGGAAGAACACCATGGTGATGAGGGCGAGAGGCAGAATCCAGAGGGCTCGGGTGCACTTCACCATGGCGGCCACCTGGAGGGATTCGTCGCTGTAAGCGGCTGCGGCACCTACCACGGAACTGGTGTCGTGGATGGCGATGGCCGCCCATTCACCGAACTGCTGGTTGGTGAGACCGAAGTAGTGGCCAAGGGGCGGGAAAATCAGAAGGGCCAGGGCGTTCAGCACGAAGACCGTTCCCAATGAAACGCTCATCTGCTTGTCGTCGGCGTCCACAACGGGAGCCACTGCTGCAATGGCGGAACCGCCGCAAATTGCGGTGCCGCTGGAAATCAGGTAGGAAGTCTTGGTGTCCACCTTGATGACCTTGCCGATGATGAAACCAAGCACCATGACGGAAACCACGGAAACGATGGTGAACATCATGCCGTCCTTACCGCTGGCAAGTGCTGCCTGCAAGTTCATGCCGAAACCGAGACCCACCACGCAGCCCTGGAGCAAGTACTTCTGGGTCTTCTTGGCGAACTTGGGGAATGCAGGGCCGCCAAAGGCGAATGCGTAAACGATGCCAGCCAAAAGTGCCATCCAGGAGGCGACACAGGGGCAGCATGCGGCGAGGATCAGTGCCACGAAAGCAATCTTTGCGATTTTTTCTTTCATCTATATCTCTCCTTTTAAACTTGTTCTTGGGAGGATGCCGGCTCGGTTTGCTTAGGCTGTTCTGCAGGCTGTACTGCAGACTGTTCGGTTGCTGCGGCGCTGGTGGGGAGCACCTTGGTTTTGCGCATAAAGGCCAGGGTTTCCTTTTCGCCCTTCTTTGCCAGCATGTTCAGCAGGAACAAAAGCTTGCGGTAGGTGTCCTCGGTCATCTTCTGGGAGGCCGTACTCTGGGTCAAGTACTGCAACGGGCTTGACTGGGTGTAGCTTGCTCCGCCGTAAGTCTTGGATGCGGCTACGCGGTCGCAGAACATTTCCTTGATGTAACGATCCGGCATAGGCATGGGCACGATTTTCTTGGAAGCCATTTCATAGTCGTACCAGAATTCAAAATGATGCTTGTTTCTGCCCTTGTGGTGCATCCATGCCAAGCTGTAGCCCTTGTCGCGACGTTCCCCGTTGTTGGGGGATTCCGTGCCGGTGTAGTACTTTGCGCCGGGAATGAATTCCGTGGGGCTGTACTTGGAAAGATCGTGGAACAAACCCTGGAATCCGATGCCCGCCTTGAAGCACAAGCGAATCACTTCGTGCCTGTGCTTGCTGATGGTAATAAAATGACGGATCGGGTGAAACATAATGTAAATTTAGAAATAAAGAAAAATGTCGGCTTTATAAAATTCGTAACTTTTGGGTGTAGATAAAACTGACTATAATTTTGGTAGGGAAAATGTATACGAGGACCCTCTACATTAAGGCTGCGATAATGAAAGACAGGGTCAAAATTGTCGGTGATATCCAGTTCCTCGTAAGGTTTCATTTTGTATTCGCTCATTGTTCCTCCATGCTAAAAGTTGAGCCTACTATTAACACGCAGGAAACGCCCAAATGGGAACCATTTTTTGTGAAAAATTTTGTTTGCGCACGTAAACGATGGTGAAAAATAATGGTGCGGGATTAACATTTTAAAATCAAGGTACCGCAAATATTGGTGTGGAATTTTCATTTTAAAATCAAGGTACCGCAAATATTGGTGTGGAATTTTCATTTTAAAATCAAGGTACCGCAAATATTGGTGTGGAATTTTCATTTTAAAATCAAGGTACCACAAATAACGGTGTGGGATTAACATTTTAAAATCAGGGTACCGCAAATATTTGTGTGAAATTTTCATTTTAAAATCAGGGTACCGCAAATAACGGTGTAGGATTAACATTTTAAAATCAAGGTACCGCAAATAACGGTATGGGATTTGCATTTTAAAATCAGGGTACCGCAAATATTGGTGTGGAATCGTCATTTTAAAATCAAGGTGCTGCAAATAATGGTGTGGGATTTTCATTTTAAAATCAAGGTACCGTAAATATTGGTGTGGAATCGTCATTTTAAAATCAAGGTACCGCAAATAATGGTGTGGGATTTTCATTATAAAATCTTGGTACTACAAATTATTGTGTATCAGACACAACAAAAAATGGTGGTGCTACGACTGAAAATGCCTTTTTTGCCCCTAGAGTTTGTTTCTTGTGCAACTGATTTGTAGTTTATTACTGGAATTTGAGGCGAAACCTCAAAAGGAGTTAGGATATGGACTACAAGCAAAGTCAAGGTTTCCGCAGCTATAATTTGCTGTCGTATGTCGAAGTTCATCGCAAAATCTTCGAAAATATGCGAAAAATCGACAATCCCATGGTTTCCGGGGCAATTGATGCCTATGGAAAACTTCTGAGCCAACTGGAAACGATGGTGAAAACACCTGTGCCAGGGTATGTTTCTGAATGGAACGAGGAACGTGCTCGTGCCTACAGGATTTGCCAGACTGCAGTAAGGTCTCTGGAGGAGTTTGATTCTGATCAGGATCGCGCAACCGTGACGGAACTATCAAGGGCCTTCTCGCATTATATTGCGGGGGCGGCTTCTCCGAAGGTGACGACGGCGATTGAACATGCCCTAACGTTGTCCAAGAAAATCCCTGCGGAACAGCTAGAAAAACTTGCCGTCAAGTCGCGTATCGACTACCTGGAACAGGTTCACAACAATTACCTAAGGAGTCGTAATGCAATCAGTAGCAATATTGCCGCAGCCAAGAACAGCGAGGTAAAAACTTACCGTCACTGCTGTGATGTGGCCTTCAGAAACTCCCTGGAGTTAACTAAGAAAATGAATAGCCTGGGTGACGAATCCTGTCGGGAATTTCTCCGCTGGATGAGTGCTGCATAACGTCGTGTAATATGCTGCTAGTGCCGCGTATAGCTGCTATAGCCTTGCACTTCTCGAGAAGATGAATCAGGAACCCCTAGGAAATAAACTAGGGTTCTTTTTTTGTCTACAGGCCTGCACTTAGGCGATGGAAAGGGGAAGGCCTTGTCCAAAGAATCGGCGGAAATGAACCTGGTGGAATCTCCTGAAAAATGGAAGTTTCCTTCGTTGTCGCAAATTCCCTGATGTTCGCTAAGCATGCGGTTGGCAATTGCCTTTTTAACGTTGTAGTCAAAATAGGCTTCGTGGGCTTTCTTGTAGCTCACAAAGGAACCGTTTGCGGTGCTGAACATGTTCATGGCGAGGGTGAAGAAAATTCCGGATACCGCCATGGTCACGATTAATTCTATCAGGGTAAAACCTTTCTTACTGCGCACCTTGCCCTCCCTGCTTTTTTGCGGAAGCGGTGTAGCGGCAGTAATACAAGGCTCTGGTGGAGTCCTTCTTGTTGCGCACAGGCTGCGCCCTGTAGCAAACTTCATCGCCGTCAACGGTCTGCGAAATTGCGACTTCCCAGTGGTTTCCATTGGCGTCGTTGTGGACGAATGCTGTATCCTTTGCCAAACCGGTTGCGGTTTCTGCAAGCAAATAAATCTTTCCCAGTTCCTGGCCGTAGTTCTCGTTGCGGGCTTTCTGCGTCACGGGACCCTTGTACAAGAAACCAGAAAGCAGAACTCCGGTAGAAACCAGAATACCGAAGCTGATAAGCACTTCCATCAGGGAGAATCCGCGTTTCCCCGGCAAGCTAAGGTAAACCTTATTCATAACTTGGAGCTCCGCCAAATTGAATCACGTCGGGCAACATCATGTGTACGGACGTGTCGCCCTTGATTTGACCGCCTTTCAAAAAACCTCGCCAAAGGGTTTCTCCTTCGTAGAAAGCGAAGTTATGGACGGTCATGCTGCCTTTCAGTTTTCCCTTGAAATCTACCACGCCGTTGACCACCACGGTTCCTGTGATATCTGCATTTTCTGAGATTTCGACAGGGCTTGCCTTTAGAGATTCGTCCCAGTTATCGCCATAGAAAAGAATCGCAGCCTGGCTTGCTTTTAGCCTTTGGATGTTCAAGTAGCCGATGTAATCAACGTCGCTGCTTTTTTGCCCCTGTACAATGAACCACACGGGATTGTTTTGCGGCAATTTCAGATCAATTTCCATGGAATCCTGGGCGAAAAAGGAACCGCTCGCAAAGACACTATCCTTAAGCGAAATGGTCCTTGCGATAACGTTTGCCTTGTTTAACGAAGACCTGCCGCGGATAAATAAACGGTCTGCGATGATTCTGCAATGGTCGCATCGGGCATCGCCTTGCATAATGACCATGGAACATTTCAACTCGCCAGAGATTTTATCTGTTCCGTCAAAGACACAACTTTGTTGGTCAAATTTCTTTTCGAAGGAATTTCTACTCAGTTCCGGATAATATCTCGAATCTTTGAAATAGGGGAGGGTATCGCTCACAAAAACGGTGTCGTAAAAAGCCTCCTTGGTGGCTCTCATCTTGTAGTTGGTGCTGTAGCTAACTCGGCCCTGCTTTAGAGCAGTCCCGCCCTCGATACGGGCGTTGCCAACCAAGGCGATGGAAGAGTTTGACGCAGTTAAAACAAGTGCCGGACGATTCTGTGGCACAAAGCCTGTAGTTGCCGAAAAAAACTTGGAGGAATCCTGGTTCATGGCGGTGAGCCTTGCGAAGGGACCGTCTTGAACATGCCTGATCAAGAATTTTATTTTGCCGTCTTTAGAAGTATGCAACAGGGAATCCGTACGCCAGGGTTCCTTGGCTGTTGACATTCTATAAAAGGCGTAATTTGCCGCAGATTCCAATTCCAGGGTGGATTGAACATCTTTATAGCGACGGAACGACTCCATACGTTCCCGCTTTACCATCTCGTAAAAAGAAAAGGAGAGGTAACCAATTACCAATAGGATTGTAATTGTCAGTGGCAGAGTGTAGCCTTGCTTGCTGCCAAACATAAAGTCCTACACAACGGCTTCTGCAGAAACTTCTGCGTCGGTGGTGAGGCCTGCGGCCACCTTTTCTGCACCATCAACCGCCAAAGTCTTCATTCCAAGTTCTATGGCCTTTTGCTTGAGCTCTGCCGTGGTGGCATTCTTGTGTACCATTTCGCGGAGTGTTTCGGACATAGGCATCATTTCGAAAAGACCTACGCGACCCTTGTAACCGCTACCGCCGCAAGTAAGACAATTGGGGTCCTTGCCACCGCACTTGTGGCATACCTTGCGTACTAGGCGCTGTGCCATAATGAAGTTCACGGCAGAAGCCACCAGGAAAGGTTCGATACCCATGTCGATCAAGCGCACCACCGCAGAGGGCGCGTCGTTTGTGTGCAATGTGCTGAAAACTAGATGGCCCGTAAGAGCCGCACGAATAGCCAGTTCCGCCGTTTCGCTATCGCGGATTTCACCCACCATGATTACATCAGGGTCCTGGCGCAACAAAGTACGCAACGCCGCGGCAAAAGTCAAGTCAATCTTGGTGTTGACAGCGGTCTGGGTGATACCATCCAGCTTGTATTCAATAGGCTCTTCGATGGTGGAAATATTCAGTTCCGTACTGCGGATCATCTGCAGCAAGGTGTACAGAGTTGTAGTCTTGCCACTACCTGTGGGACCTGTAATCAGGAACATTCCATAGGGCTTGTGGATTTCGTTTTCGCACAAGTCAATCTGTTTTTGGGTCATGCCCAGGGAATCCAACTTATGGATGATCTGACCCTTATCCAGAAGACGCAGAACCATCTTTTGTCCGTAATCCGTAGGCAGCGCGGAAACACGGATATCCACATTCTTGGTGCCATCGTCGAAATGAATACGACCATCGAGAGGGCGTCTTTTCTCGGCAATGTCCATGTTTGCCATAATCTTCAAACGAGAAATCACCTCGGAAATGGAACGCAAAGGCAGCTTACGGGCCACCTTCAGAACGCCATCTTTACGGAAACGCACCAGGAACGATTTTTCGCCCGGCTCGAAGTGAATGTCGGAAACGCCAGTATGCATGGCTTCGGAAATAATCTCGTTCACAAGCCGGATAACGGGGGAGTTTGACTTGTTTGCTGCAGAATCAGAACCGAAATTAGGAACAGCCCTTTCGGCGAAGGCGGCAATCCACTGAACAATCTTATCTTCGCTGGCCTGGATAGGGCGAATGAAAACGCCTGCGCAAACCTGGATATCGTTGATCAAGTCAAAATCGTAGGGATCGGCTACGGCTACAGAAAGAATGCGGGACTCTTCGTTGTAATCCACCGGCAATGCGGAATATCGCAGCATCTGCTCCTGCGTCAAGAAACGCAAGGCGCTTTGTGAAGGCGGATTCTTAAGCTCGAAGGACATTGGGATTTGAACGATTGGATTAATCGTTGTCGGTGTCGGCGGTGTCGGTCGGAACAAGGAACAAACTGATGGAACGCAGAATGATGTTCAATGCCGTGTCGGGATTGCTGATCACATCCACCGTGTCCTTGGGGAAGTAGCCTTCCTTGGTGACGACAATCTGGTTCACATAGCTTTCTTCAGAAGGGAAGATCACTGTGCCGCTGGAATTAGTCTTGAGATCCTGGGCGGACTGAACCTCGTTTGTCAATTCCACATTGGCATCCTTGATTGCTTCGCCGGAAATCTTGTCAGTAACGATGACCGTGTAACGCACAGGAATGCGGTTGTCACTGTCTTCATCCTGAAGGCATGCAGACAGCAGCGTAGAAAGAGAAATAAAAAGAGCTGAAAGAATGAATTTCTTCATAGGAACCCCCGTTCGCGCCCAAATGTAGTAAAAGTCGCAAAAATTTTCATTAAATAAAATGAATCCTAACAAAAAAGTCCAGAATGGATCTGGACTTTTTCGTCGTTGTGAATAAATTGTAAAAATTAGTTCATTAAACAGCGTACGGGAATGTGGTTGTACGGAGGAACTGTGTATGTTTTCACTCGAGTCTTGATAAACATCACTCCCAATATATTCCCATCGTAATCTTCTTCAACTGAAGCAAATACTGTCATCTCGTCATTGTAATCTTCACCACTTTGGTAGTTCTTGTTGGATTCATTTGCTGCATAACCTAAAATTAAAGCATTGAAGCCTGAAGCGTTCGTACCGCCAGCATCTTCGGAGAGAAGGTCGTTTAATGGGCTGTTATTAAACAAAGTTTGCCACTCATCCAAATCAGGAATGTGCCAACCATCTGGACAAATTCCTTGGAAAGGACGCATTGATTCTGTAACGGGGGGATGCTTTTGATAAACCTCAGGGTTGTCAAATTTCAGCAAAAAGCCGGCTTGGCTATACAACCTTCCGTACATGTCACAATCGTTTTCTGTACTTTTTTTGGGGCAGTCTTGTGTTTTTCCGTAATAATCATAGCGCTCATCACAAGGCGAAGCCCAGTTTAAACATGCTGATGGTCTGTCGCCAATGTCGAAATTCAAATTTTCCGCCATCCAAATTTGATTGCCGATTTTTGCAGTCTTGTAGACTTTCCCGTTTCGACTATCGGTAAGTGCTCCTGTTTCGGCATTGTAGTTGGCGGGTAACGTGCTGACCGTACCGCCAGAAGAACTTTCCGCACTTACGTCACTGCTTGACGAACTGTACTTTTCGTCAATCTGACTGGATGATATATTCTCGTTGTTGATCGCGCTTGAGGAATTAACCTGCTCTGTTGATGATGAAGAACTTCTTGTGACTTCTGAAGAACTAGATTCGTTGTCTGCCGACGCAGGATTATCGTTTCCGCAGGATGCCAACAGAAATAGTGACGAAATTAATATTGTAAGAACAGATTTATTCATTAAATCCCCCCGTTTTTTTTCCAAAATATAGCTAACATGTTCTTGCTTTTTTGTTTGATGAGAAAAATTTACAAATAAAATTTCAAACAACCTCTTTAATAATCTGTTTTAAATTTTTATTTTGCCGCGCCGTATTGAAAACGAATTTTTTTTTAGTTGGCTTCTAACCAAGTTATGGGGGTTAGGCTCTTAATTAAAAAATCTGGTGTTTCAATTTTCACAGATTGCCTGCTACGGGCGAACTGTGGTTTTGAAGTATTTTCGTTGGATTTGTTCAACCACCCTGTATTTTGTGCGATTGTGCACAAAAGCCTTAAATCCGTAGGAATTGAAATTATGCTAAAGAAAATTTCTTTGTTCCTTTTAATAGTATCGGCCTTTACCTCTGTTTTCGCGCAGAGTGCTGAACCTGGAAATGCTTTTAATAAGTATATGAGCGCTGAAGGTGGTATAAATCCGATAAATGGAACGGCTTCGTTTAGCAAGTATCTTGCAAGTGTAACTGCAGGACATGCTGAAGCAAAATTTGAATTGATGTATTCAGGAAATGTTTCTGAAATTGTAAAAGTTAAGAATGATAAAGTCAATCTTGGCTGGATTGGCCTTGGGTGGACAATGGGACAAGCTAAGATTGTGTGTGACCATAATTCATCAATGTGGCTCGGAGATGATACCTATCATTTACAAACCTCATCCGGACTTACTTACTCTATTATAGAACATAATGGAACTTGGTGGATTGAAAATCTGCCCTATTGGTCTGTTGAACGCCAAACTTACAAATATTCAACAAAGGCTGGTGTTTACGAAATTGTGAAAGGTTGGATTTTGAAGGATGCCTCTGGTGTGAAGTATTTTTATGGAGACTTTGATGAAAACCCAAAGGATGTTAAAAAGCATAACGCTACTGAATACGTTTTAAGTTATCCGGAACATTATGGTCTTATTGGTGCTTTTAAAGATGGGAAAAGCTATCCATTTCCTTGTGCGTGGAATTTGAGTAGGCAAGAAGATTATGACGGAAATTACATTGTTTATGATTATGATCAAATTAATGAATATGTAAAAATAGGCGGCTCGTTTACTGATTACCCTTACACTAAAGAAAATTATTTGAAAAAGGTGACATCGTCTTTTGGCGCTTCAATTGAGTTTGAAACATCTATGAAGGGTCTAGTGAATAATGGTGCTGACTTTACAGACGAAATTATTGACAATACGGGAAAATCTGAAATCAATACTCAAGAAAAGGATAATAATCTTGATGGTTATGTGGATCCTATGCAGCGTCGATATTTATCTAAGATGACTGTTAAGGCGAATAATGGAAAAATACTTGAAACTGTGGAATTTTGTTATAAACCGTTGCGTGTTAAAATTGATGGATATGATAATACTAAGTATGTTAAAAGATTGTTGAGTTCTGTGACAACTTATGATGCATCGCGTGCTACTGGTGAAAACGATGATTATCAATCTAGTGTTATTGATGAAGAAAAATATGAGTATGTAGATTATGAAAATTCTGTAGAATCATCTGCAGGATCATTCCATAATTCAGATGATATAGCCTTGGGCGCAATTAAATCAATAACAGGCTTAAAATGTGGAAAAGTTGAATATGATTATACCCAAATGTCTCTCTTTGACAAAAAAGAACATGCTCAAAAATTACCTGTTAAAGATGCTAGTGTTGGGTATTTGCAAGATGGTTCTATGTACGTTGTTGGATATAACATATGTACATTGGAAGCTTATCTGTGGAAGGCTGATGGCTGGCATAAGATGCCCTTGCCTAGTTCAAATACTTGGAATTGTAGTTCAAAAAAATCATTCCAAATGGGAAGGAATAATTCTTTTGTTGCAATCTCCGTAAGGCAAATTAGATCTAGCGATTCGAAAAAAAATTATGATGAATGCACTTTTGTCCCATATGTATGGAATGGCAAAGAATGGATCGAGCAAACTCAAATTGTAATTAACAATAAAAAAGAATTTGTAAGTGTTGGCCCGGATTATATCGTTAGAGCTAAAGTAGCAGATGAGAGAATTAAGATTGATATTCCTTGGACTCTTTGGAAAAAAAATGGTTTAGGACAGGTGTACAATGAAAAAGCCGATGATGATGATGGAGATCGTGAAAAAACTACTTTGATAACATCGCAAAATCATTTTGCAGTTTATTATAAAGATAAATCACCCGGACACTCTCTTTCGTTGAGAGTTTTTACATTCAATCATGACAAGAGTGATGTTGCTCAAACATATGATGAAGATAATATGGATGATGAAAATCAATATGTGTTTATAAGCGACCACGTTATAGGTGCTGCGATGGAGCCTGATAATTCATTGGGCCTTACGAAACATAATGCTAAAATTGGATGTTTATTGTGGAATGAATATGACGGAAAATGGGTGAAAGTTGATTCACATTCTTTGCGGGGGACTCAGGGTGATCCAGTAATTTCGGTTGTTGGTTATAATTATTTCGCAATGAAACACAATGATTATGATGATCTAACATTGTTTGAATTTGATGAGACAAAAAATGACTATAAATTGTGGTTTAAAAATAAAAATGTGGTTGATGGATTAAACTATGACTGGGTTGTAGAAGCTGAATGGAATGGTTATTCTTCAGGGGATGATTATTTTGTGATAACTCGTCCTAAAAGGAAAACGTTAAAAAAATTGGGTGTTACATACGGTTATGCTGTTAGAAAAGACAGAAAGGTTCAGAAATTTTTTAAAAATGAGGCGGGAGAGTGGAA
Coding sequences within:
- a CDS encoding S1-like domain-containing RNA-binding protein, whose amino-acid sequence is MDLGRYNRARVESIAPQGYYLELESGDRVLLPGNKNQYTLEEGEVLDVFVYTDSEDRPIATLDRPYAQAGEFAVLDVKDVNRVGAFLNWGLNKDLFLPYKQQLGELQRGDRCVVYILVDDKSNRIVATEKIKSFLDTDTSELHVGQRVQLAAYEVTREYVDFLVDYRYTGRLMLTPGMERIYIGDTMPGFIQRFTADGKITLSINPIGYKGLMKSDSASSLMQKLEEAGGSLPYGDHTDPEIIRQEFGMSKKNFKKLLGTLFREGKIYIEEDGIRKV
- a CDS encoding DUF5662 family protein, producing the protein MFHPIRHFITISKHRHEVIRLCFKAGIGFQGLFHDLSKYSPTEFIPGAKYYTGTESPNNGERRDKGYSLAWMHHKGRNKHHFEFWYDYEMASKKIVPMPMPDRYIKEMFCDRVAASKTYGGASYTQSSPLQYLTQSTASQKMTEDTYRKLLFLLNMLAKKGEKETLAFMRKTKVLPTSAAATEQSAVQPAEQPKQTEPASSQEQV
- a CDS encoding SDR family oxidoreductase, giving the protein MKYAVVTGASSGIGADFARNLSARGYGLILVARREDRLKTLAAELSTPVEIFTADLSHREECERLGEFMDKFEIGVFINNAGFGDCGAFTESDLGKELQMINVNVNALHVLSKIALKHLQKNSEKAYLLNVGSSAGLLPAGPYMATYYATKAYVVSLSRAIAQELKETKSNVSVSVLCPGPVKTEFNDVANVSFTLPGIEPKFCADYAIAQLFNKKTVIIPGLFMKLTNMFSHIIPAKLAIKITGMQQKKKLHG
- a CDS encoding prepilin-type N-terminal cleavage/methylation domain-containing protein — translated: MRSKKGFTLIELIVTMAVSGIFFTLAMNMFSTANGSFVSYKKAHEAYFDYNVKKAIANRMLSEHQGICDNEGNFHFSGDSTRFISADSLDKAFPFPSPKCRPVDKKRTLVYFLGVPDSSSREVQGYSSYTRH
- a CDS encoding putative sulfate exporter family transporter, with amino-acid sequence MKEKIAKIAFVALILAACCPCVASWMALLAGIVYAFAFGGPAFPKFAKKTQKYLLQGCVVGLGFGMNLQAALASGKDGMMFTIVSVVSVMVLGFIIGKVIKVDTKTSYLISSGTAICGGSAIAAVAPVVDADDKQMSVSLGTVFVLNALALLIFPPLGHYFGLTNQQFGEWAAIAIHDTSSVVGAAAAYSDESLQVAAMVKCTRALWILPLALITMVFFRKNSGKGKFDVIPWFIFLFAIAMVINTYLFPAIGVPAEVGKYIVMVAKRGFAITLFLIGTGLSKDALKKCGAKPFIQGVVLWAVIGVGSLLVIKGF
- a CDS encoding SAP domain-containing protein, with amino-acid sequence MNIDLTSIGSFYFLKEELVQFCRDNGLPTAGGKEDLTKRIKFFLETGEVTKPSSAPVHKPSTKEANRVIDLQTIIEQNFVCSEQHRAFFKKHLGNTFSFNVQFQTWLKTNAGRTYQEAIEAYGRILKEKKETKPEIDAQFEYNTNIRDFFADNKGHSLDEAIKCWKYKKSLIGHNRYEKTDLVALKK
- a CDS encoding OmpA family protein; the protein is MNKIYALILVSALAVAGVSSVEAKTLAPNKTHAVLNVTYTNYDDVPQVKKKLVFVGQKKGKKISVTTDTYGEVSFMIPREDTYTILCESLTGPFECGNTPYVSMTASTGGITVVFDDTRAELTGVTFKVGSAELVPSSLKTLDAAIAGLKRNPKAKVEVQGHTSSEGGDDYNQQLSEDRANAVRDYMIRRGIAEARLTARGYGSSVPKADNDTESGRKQNRRIELVVTSEE